A stretch of DNA from Streptomyces gobiensis:
CACAGAGGCGCGGAGGCGCGGAGAAGTCAGAGCCGCCTGTCGGAATCGAACCGACGACCTGCTGTTTACAAGACAGCTGCTCTGGCCAACTGAGCTAAGGCGGCAGCACACACAGCCATGCCATGCGCGGGCTGCTCCACTCTACACAGCGGCCACCGGTGCGGGCCACGGAGGTTTATCGGTCACGGAGTACTGACAAGCCGTATGCCGCCGGGTTAGCGTTCGCGAAGGTCCACAGCAGTGGACCGCATCCCCCTTTACTCGGATCGTCCGGCACGTTCCTGCCGGTGAAGGAGACACAACAGCATGGCTACGGTCACATATGACAAGGCGACCCGGATCTATCCGGGTCAGGAGAAGCCCGCCGTCGACCAGCTCGACATCGAGATCGAGGACGGGGAATTCCTCGTTCTGGTCGGCCCCTCCGGCTGCGGAAAGTCCACCTCTCTGCGGATGCTCGCGGGCCTGGAGGATGTGAACGGTGGTGCGATCCGGATCGGTGACCGGGATGTCACCCACCTTCCGCCGAAGGACCGGGACATCGCCATGGTGTTCCAGAACTACGCGCTGTACCCGCATATGTCCGTCGCCCAGAACATGGGCTTCGCACTGAAGATCGCGGGCGTGCCGAAGGACCAGATCCGGCAGAAGGTCGAGGACGCGGCGAAGATCCTGGACCTCACCGAGTACCTGGAGCGCAAGCCGAAGGCGCTCTCCGGCGGTCAGCGGCAGCGGGTCGCGATGGGCCGGGCGATCGTCCGGGAGCCGCGGGTCTTCCTGATGGACGAGCCGCTGTCGAACCTCGACGCGAAGCTGCGGGTGCAGACCCGTACACAGATCGCTTCGCTCCAGCGTCGGCTCGGCATCACCACGGTCTACGTCACCCATGACCAGATCGAGGCCATGACCATGGGTGACCGGGTGGCGGTGCTCAAGGACGGGCTGCTGCAGCAGGTGGACTCGCCCCGGAACATGTACGACCACCCCAACAACGTCTTCGTGGCG
This window harbors:
- a CDS encoding ABC transporter ATP-binding protein, with the protein product MATVTYDKATRIYPGQEKPAVDQLDIEIEDGEFLVLVGPSGCGKSTSLRMLAGLEDVNGGAIRIGDRDVTHLPPKDRDIAMVFQNYALYPHMSVAQNMGFALKIAGVPKDQIRQKVEDAAKILDLTEYLERKPKALSGGQRQRVAMGRAIVREPRVFLMDEPLSNLDAKLRVQTRTQIASLQRRLGITTVYVTHDQIEAMTMGDRVAVLKDGLLQQVDSPRNMYDHPNNVFVAGFIGSPAMNLVEVPIIDGGAKFGNSVVPIDREAVAEAADRGDTTVTVGVRPEHFDLVNGDGARALSKDEPAGLAVTVNVVEELGADAFVYGTAEIGGGEAKDLVVRVSGRSAPEKGTRIHVVPRAGETHAFATSSGERLSD